The window AATGATAGGTAAAACACCAGATATGGTAAGGATGGTTGTTCCAATTAATGAGGGAACTATTTCTGATTTTGATGCCGCTAAAGAATTAATTAAAAATGTTTTTGGAAAAATAAATATGACAAATAAATTTAAAGATGCTGTTGTATTACTTGCATGTCCAAGTGATATCACCGAATTAGAAAGAGCAGCATTAAAAGAAATTGCAGTTGAAATGGGAGCGTCTTTTGCAATAGTTGAAGAAGAAGTTTTGATGGCAGCTATTGGTGCTGGATTAAATATCGATTCACCAAGTGGACACATTGTTATAGACATCGGTGGAGGAACAACCGATATTGCTATCATTGCATCAGGAAGTATAATTTATTCAAAATCAATTAAAATGGCAGGCAAACATTTCGATGAAGAAATAAGAAAATACATTCGTTCAGAATATAACATTCAAGTTGGTGAAATTTCATCTGAAAGAATCAAAAAAGAAATAGCTTCATTGCAAAAAATAAAAGACGAACGATCAATACCTGTATTTGGACGCGATATAATTTCAGGATTACCAAAGGAAGCTAAAGTATCATCAGAAGAAATTAGAAATGTTATGGTTTCTTCGTTTGCAAAAATTACAGATACAGTTATTTCATTATTAGAACTTTCACCACCAGAATTGGCTGGAGATATTATAAAAAACGGAATGATTGTATGTGGTGGTGGTGCTTTAATCAAAGGTGTTGATAAATATTTTGAAGATATATTTTCATTACCATGTAAAAAAGCAAAAAATCCATTAGAGTGCGTTATAGAAGGCACTAAACAATATCAAAAAGTGATTAATAAACGTTATGAACAAGGATATTATGGAAAAGCTAATAGAATTGAAAGAAGCGAATTTATTAAATAAAAAAGGCCTTAATAGTCTAAACCAAAAAAGTAATTTGATGCTCAAATATAGTGTTAAATATCAACTAGTTACTCTAAAAAAAATCAACTCCTGGAGTTGATTTTTTTTAGAGTAACGTTAACATTCCATTAATCCATGTTCTTGACTTTTTGCTGTTCTTTGAGTCGGAAATAAAACGATTAGATAACGATATTGTCAGAACGTCAGAACATACAACATACTCCCCTGCTTTGCCCATAAAAGATAATATTCCGTGAAATTTACACATTTCTTGTGTATTCAAGCGATGCATACCAAAAACTCCTATTGAAGTTTAAAATAATGCTATTGACATCATATCCATTCTCTTTTGCTTTCGTTATAGTGTCTGATAAACTGGGCATAATTAATTCATTATCATTATTTATTAAAATTTTATAATCAATAACTTGTCTGTTAGAAGCTTCTATTATCGCATAAATATACCTTTTACCATTTTTAAAATTGGATAAAAAATATCAGTATATCAAACCTTATTAAATCTGTATAAATTTTTTTGACTTTTATTCCAAATTTGCCGGTATATTTTTCCCCCATATTGCCAGCATATATTAAAAAATGATAAAAAATAGGAGAATTTTTAACATATTTCTTTATATATATCTAAGAATATATATAACCATTATAAAGAAATATGCTTATTTTTGGGTATAATGAGAAAAAGAGGTAAAATACATGTTTGGAATAAATAATGAGTCAATAAAGGGTGATAAAAAATATAGTAAATTATTAAATAATTTACTAGCTATCAAAGGTAGGAATCAATCTATTTTTACAAAAGTTAATAGCGTGGATTCGTTTGATGTTACTTCTAAATTTTCAAAGTCTATTTCAGATAAAATTTTAAAACAAAAACAATTTATATTAAACTTGGAAGAGTAAGACTTACAATAATTATTAAAATTAATTAATTCTTCTGAATCTGGCGAGGAAATAATTGAATTATATGAAAACTACAGTCAAAAACTTTATAATACAAAGAAAATTTTTTTAATAAATAGGGAGACTTTTGATGCTACAAAAAAAAGAAATTATAGAAAAATTAAAAGAACAAATACAGAAAGAAAAAATAAGATGAAAACAATACAGACGTAAAGTTTTAGATTCAAATATACAAGATAATGTTTGACCCTTGCACATTGCTACAATGTTTATATCTATACAAACAACAAATAAAAATATTTATGGCCCCCCCGTTACTTAAAGAAGTGAATTTAAATATAAAGAATGACGACACAATACAATTGAAGTCTGAAGGATCATGAAAAATTAATGAGAAATTAATATTTTTATTATCAGAAAATGGAATTCCTATAAACGCAAATATTTTTAATCAAGATGATGAATTAGATGAATTAATGCCAAAAATACTTTCACAGTTAAATCTATCAAAACTTTATATTGAATTTACAGATAAATTCGAAAACAAAAAAGGTGAAGAAATAAAAAATACCTCAATATAATTTCATTCTGGACTTATTTTAGGTATGTTCAAACCCCTGCTGGTAACATCAGAAAAACAATGAAATTGATGAAATATTGGATGCGGATCCAAATAAGAATCAATATAAAGAAAGAATTAACAAATATATTGTTGGCAAATCAAAAGATCTTGTAAGAATACAACCAAACAACTTCTCCCAAGATAAAACATTAATATCATCTTTAATTCAAGATACAGTTATTTGAGGACCACCAGGGACTGGAAAATCTCAAGTTATTGCCAATATCATTGCCAATGTATTTAAAAATGGAAATACCGCAATCGTTATGTCGCAAAAAAAGCAACACTAGATGTTCTTAAAAACGACTTGGTAAAATATCCCCCTTTGCATTATTTATACTAAATAATAACAAAATGGATAAAGCAGAATTTTATAAGCCACTTCAAAGTTTTATAAACATGGTTGAAAATAATAATTATATTACATCTCATAATAGTAAAGAGATAATTGAAAGTACTCATTTAGAAATGCTTGAAATAATTTCTAAAACAAAAAGAGAAGGTAATTATGAAACATCATTAGAAGTTTTAGAAATTCTTAATAATAATGATGCTTCATTAAATAATTTGTTTAATTTGGATTTTGAAATTAAATATCCATCATTTTTTAATTCTAATAAAGAATTTTGTAATGAGTTAATAAAATTAAACGAAATAAAAAAAACGAGAATTTTTGGTTTTAAGAAAATTCCTAAAAAAATTAAGAATATTTCTTATTATGCAGAACCATTATTTTTAAAAGAAGAAATAAATTTAAATGAATTAATAGCTGTGGCTAAAACTACTGATTTTAAAACGGTTAAACAACTACAATTATGTGTTGGCATAGATGACAAAGAAAATAATTACATTTCAGATGAGAAATTTATTACAGCCTTTTCATCTGAAAAAATTATTAAAATGATAGAGAATTGAAAACGTTTAGATGACAGAAATTTTTGAGACTATAAACGTTTTGCAAATGCTGTTAGAGCCGAAAGAAGATTACCTTTTAAAATTATGAATGACCATATAAATATTATTAAATTATTATTTCCTATTATAATTACAACTCCAGAAATTAATTTTATTAACTGAGAAAAAAAGCATTTTGATTATGCAATTTTAGATTAATCTTCACAGATGTTTTTAGAAATTAGATTGCCTATTTTATATCTGGCTAAAATAAAAATAATAGCTGGAGATACTGAACAAATACATCCTTCTTCATGATTCACAACAAGAGATGAAATAGAAGAGTCTGAAGAAGAGGATGTAGTTGAGAACGCTGATTCCCTACTCGATTACGCTTTAGACAAAGGTATATACCAAATAATGCTAGATAAAAATTATAGATCTTCATCTGCAAATTTAATTTCATTTTCTTCTAAATAATTTTATAATTCTAAATTAGATGTAGTTGATAATAAAAATAAAGTTGTAGATAAATCTATAGAAATTATTAATGTAAAAGGCTTTTGAGAGTCTGGTGTTAATATAATTGAAAAAGATAAAGTTTTAGAAGTTTCCTATAAAGAAATTGAAAAATACAATTCTATGATAATATTAATTTTTAATTAAAATCAAAGACAATTAATTGAAAAAGAAATACTAGAACAACATCCAATAATTTATAAAAAAATAGAAGAAGAAAAACTTTCAATTAGAAATATCGAAAATATCCAAGGTGATGAAGCTGATATTGTTATAGCATCAGTTATTTATGATCACACAACAAATATTAGTTCTACTTATGTCGCAAGAGATGGTGGTAAAAATGCGTTGAATGTAGCAATTTCAAGAACTAGGGATAAAATGATTGTAATTAAATCAATTACAAGTAAAACTATCAAAAATGCTAAGTCATCCGACTTTGTAACATTTAAAAATTGGTTTGAATTTTTAGATATGAGCGAGGCAGAACAAAAAGCATTTTCCAAACAAGGCGAAAACAAATTGGAAGAAATTTATGGTGAATCTGATTCCAAATTTGAAAGAGATGTAATAGAATTTTTAAAAGCAAATCTTTTAACTGTTAATAAGGTAAAAAATAATTAAACAATTTGAAGTTGGTAGTTACTCAATAGATATTGCACTAATGAGCGAGAAAGACGAATTCATACTTGGTATTGAAGTTGATGGGTACGCATATCATGATGGTCAAGGATTTGATAAATATCTTGATGATTTATCAAGACAAGATTTTTTAGAAAACAAAGAATAT of the Spiroplasma endosymbiont of Labia minor genome contains:
- a CDS encoding AAA domain-containing protein, coding for MEKEILEQHPIIYKKIEEEKLSIRNIENIQGDEADIVIASVIYDHTTNISSTYVARDGGKNALNVAISRTRDKMIVIKSITSKTIKNAKSSDFVTFKNWFEFLDMSEAEQKAFSKQGENKLEEIYGESDSKFERDVIEFLKANLLTVNKVKNN
- a CDS encoding rod shape-determining protein: MKFEDRPFISIDLGTSNIIAYVAKQGIIYNEPSVLAYDIMTNKLLAMGQEAYEMIGKTPDMVRMVVPINEGTISDFDAAKELIKNVFGKINMTNKFKDAVVLLACPSDITELERAALKEIAVEMGASFAIVEEEVLMAAIGAGLNIDSPSGHIVIDIGGGTTDIAIIASGSIIYSKSIKMAGKHFDEEIRKYIRSEYNIQVGEISSERIKKEIASLQKIKDERSIPVFGRDIISGLPKEAKVSSEEIRNVMVSSFAKITDTVISLLELSPPELAGDIIKNGMIVCGGGALIKGVDKYFEDIFSLPCKKAKNPLECVIEGTKQYQKVINKRYEQGYYGKANRIERSEFIK